The following proteins are encoded in a genomic region of Methylibium petroleiphilum PM1:
- a CDS encoding S41 family peptidase, with amino-acid sequence MGAKTKVAGWIVVGAVAGALTTMQLTATARNPSAALPLEELQQLAAVFGMVKSDYVEPVDEKKLITDAIGGMVAGLDPHSQYFDKKTFKEFREGTSGRFVGVGIEIGMEDGLVKVVSPIEGSPAFRAGVKSGDLITKIDDSFVKGLTMDQAVKKMRGEPNTKVVLTVFRKAESRSFPVTITREEIRVQSVRAKMIEPGYAWLRVSQFQDRTVEDFATKLADLYKQDPNLKGLVLDLRNDPGGLLEASVAISAAFLPKDVTVVSTNGQIAESKAVFKANPEFYSRRGSDPLKKLPEGLKSVPLIVLVNEGSASASEIVAGALQDHKRATVMGSQTFGKGSVQTVRQLSPDTALKITTARYYTPSGRSIQATGIVPDVWLDETAEGNVFAAIRTREADLEKHISSGQGPEVKDPAREKAREEALKKLEEANGKDKDKAPKPLPEFGSAEDFPLQQALNRLKGKTVLASKTQTERKPEDTKTN; translated from the coding sequence ATGGGTGCTAAGACAAAAGTGGCTGGCTGGATCGTCGTCGGGGCGGTCGCGGGTGCCTTGACCACGATGCAACTGACCGCGACGGCGCGCAACCCGTCTGCGGCCTTGCCGCTGGAGGAGCTGCAGCAGCTCGCCGCGGTATTCGGCATGGTGAAGAGCGACTACGTCGAACCGGTCGATGAGAAGAAGCTGATCACCGACGCCATCGGCGGCATGGTCGCCGGCCTCGACCCGCACTCCCAGTACTTCGACAAGAAGACCTTCAAGGAATTCCGCGAAGGCACCAGCGGGCGCTTCGTCGGTGTCGGCATCGAGATCGGCATGGAGGACGGGCTGGTCAAGGTGGTCTCGCCGATCGAGGGCTCGCCGGCCTTCCGGGCCGGCGTGAAGAGCGGCGACCTGATCACCAAGATCGACGACAGCTTCGTCAAGGGCCTGACGATGGACCAGGCCGTCAAGAAGATGCGTGGCGAGCCCAACACCAAGGTCGTGCTGACGGTGTTCCGCAAGGCCGAGAGCCGCAGCTTCCCGGTCACCATCACCCGCGAGGAGATCCGCGTGCAGAGCGTGCGCGCGAAGATGATCGAGCCCGGCTATGCCTGGCTGCGCGTGAGCCAGTTCCAGGACCGCACCGTCGAGGATTTCGCCACCAAGCTGGCCGACCTGTACAAGCAGGACCCCAACCTGAAGGGCCTGGTGCTCGACCTGCGCAACGACCCGGGCGGTCTGCTCGAGGCGTCGGTGGCGATCTCGGCCGCCTTCCTGCCCAAGGACGTGACAGTGGTCTCCACGAACGGGCAGATCGCCGAATCGAAGGCCGTGTTCAAGGCCAATCCGGAGTTCTACTCGCGCCGTGGCAGCGACCCGCTGAAGAAGCTGCCCGAGGGGTTGAAGAGCGTGCCGCTGATCGTGCTGGTGAACGAAGGCTCGGCCTCCGCCAGCGAGATCGTCGCCGGCGCCCTGCAGGATCACAAGCGCGCCACGGTGATGGGCAGCCAGACCTTCGGCAAGGGCTCGGTTCAGACGGTGCGCCAGCTTTCGCCCGACACGGCGCTGAAGATCACCACCGCCCGCTATTACACGCCGAGCGGACGCTCGATCCAGGCCACCGGCATCGTGCCCGACGTGTGGCTCGACGAAACTGCCGAAGGCAACGTGTTCGCCGCCATCCGCACCCGCGAGGCTGACCTGGAGAAGCACATCTCCAGTGGCCAGGGCCCGGAGGTCAAGGACCCGGCGCGCGAGAAGGCCCGAGAGGAAGCGCTGAAGAAGCTGGAAGAGGCGAACGGCAAGGACAAGGACAAGGCGCCCAAGCCGCTGCCCGAGTTCGGCAGCGCCGAGGACTTCCCGTTGCAGCAGGCGCTGAATCGCCTGAAGGGCAAGACGGTGCTGGCCTCGAAGACGCAGACCGAGCGCAAGCCCGAGGACACCAAGACCAACTGA
- a CDS encoding tyrosine-type recombinase/integrase, translating into MKLTDLKLRTLTQSGKHFDGGGLYLEVTAAGGRYWRMKYRHGGKEKRLAFGVYPEVTLRAARDRRDEARRVLDQGGDPGELRKAAKAQAAHEASNTFEAVARDWLTHQADSWEAVTLARIKAAFKADVFPQLGARPMAQIKPREVATVVKAIEARGAGDMAARVLQRIRAVFRFAVVHERIDSNPMLDLQPGELLKPRQVRHRAALADRDLPVFLEKLAAYDGDVSTSAALRLLMLTAVRPGELRGARWDEIDMDAAEWRIPAERMKMRSPHVVPLSRQALDVLQLMQPLSGERELVFPSPYYPGKPLSENTLNSALARMGYKGLATAHGFRALFSTVANESGHSPDVIERQLAHVERNAVRAAYHRSTYLKDRAQLMQWWADYLDGRRSGKVVPLSSARVA; encoded by the coding sequence ATGAAGCTGACTGACTTGAAACTGCGGACGCTGACTCAGTCGGGAAAGCACTTCGATGGCGGCGGGCTCTACCTGGAGGTGACGGCCGCGGGCGGTCGTTACTGGCGCATGAAGTACCGCCATGGTGGGAAAGAGAAGCGTCTGGCGTTCGGCGTTTATCCAGAGGTCACGCTGCGTGCCGCGCGCGATCGCCGCGACGAAGCCCGCAGGGTGCTCGACCAGGGCGGCGATCCGGGCGAGCTGCGCAAGGCAGCCAAGGCGCAGGCCGCGCACGAGGCGTCCAACACGTTCGAGGCCGTGGCGAGGGACTGGCTCACGCACCAGGCCGATAGCTGGGAGGCCGTCACCCTGGCTCGCATCAAGGCGGCTTTCAAGGCGGACGTGTTCCCGCAGCTCGGCGCGCGGCCCATGGCGCAGATCAAGCCGCGCGAGGTGGCGACCGTCGTCAAGGCGATCGAGGCGCGTGGAGCTGGCGACATGGCGGCGCGCGTGCTGCAGCGGATCCGGGCCGTCTTCCGATTCGCCGTGGTGCATGAGCGCATCGACTCCAATCCGATGCTTGACCTGCAGCCCGGCGAGCTGCTGAAGCCGCGCCAGGTGCGGCACCGCGCCGCGCTGGCCGATCGTGATCTGCCGGTGTTTCTGGAGAAGCTGGCGGCCTATGACGGCGACGTATCCACCTCGGCAGCCCTGCGACTGCTGATGCTCACCGCCGTCCGACCTGGCGAGCTGCGCGGCGCGCGGTGGGACGAGATCGACATGGATGCAGCCGAGTGGCGCATTCCAGCCGAGCGCATGAAGATGCGCTCCCCTCACGTGGTTCCGCTGTCTCGGCAAGCGCTCGATGTGCTCCAGTTGATGCAGCCGCTCAGCGGCGAGCGCGAGCTGGTGTTCCCAAGTCCCTACTACCCGGGCAAGCCGCTGAGCGAAAACACGCTGAACAGTGCGCTGGCACGCATGGGCTACAAGGGCCTCGCCACGGCACATGGCTTCCGGGCGCTGTTCTCGACGGTGGCCAATGAGTCGGGCCATTCACCCGACGTGATCGAGCGCCAGCTCGCGCACGTGGAGCGCAATGCGGTGCGAGCCGCCTATCACCGCTCGACCTACCTGAAGGATCGTGCGCAGCTAATGCAGTGGTGGGCCGACTACCTTGATGGTCGACGCAGCGGCAAGGTGGTCCCGCTGTCATCTGCTCGCGTGGCCTGA
- a CDS encoding ABC transporter ATP-binding protein, giving the protein MLLRLADVSIRYPAAHPGGGERPAVDGVSFGLAEGEIGVLIGPSGCGKTSLLRAVAGLEPLAGGSISLGDERLGDAATGRHLAPEQRRIGMVFQDYALFPHLSVAQNVAFGLHDLPRAQREQRVAELLDLVGLGSAAKRAPHQLSGGQQQRIALARALAPAPRLLLLDEPFSSLDVDLRERLAQELRAILKRTGTTALFVTHDQLEAFALGDVIGVMHRGRLDQWDSAYQLYHRPATRFVADFIGHGVFAPARIVDGADGPRVHTPVGDLSDLEECPLSAAYPGGECEVLLRADDIVHDDSSPVKARIERKAFRGSEFLYTLQLASGERVLAHVPSHHDHQLGEWIGIRAEVDHVVTFPRQPS; this is encoded by the coding sequence ATGCTGCTGCGTCTCGCCGATGTCTCGATCCGCTACCCGGCGGCGCACCCGGGCGGCGGCGAACGGCCGGCGGTCGACGGCGTGTCCTTCGGTCTGGCCGAGGGCGAGATCGGTGTGCTGATCGGCCCGTCGGGCTGCGGCAAGACTTCGCTGCTGCGTGCCGTCGCCGGCCTGGAGCCGCTGGCCGGCGGCAGCATCTCGCTGGGCGACGAACGGCTCGGCGACGCGGCCACCGGCCGCCACCTCGCACCGGAGCAGCGCCGCATCGGCATGGTGTTTCAGGACTATGCGCTGTTCCCCCATCTCAGCGTGGCGCAGAACGTGGCCTTCGGCCTGCACGACCTGCCGCGGGCGCAGCGCGAGCAACGCGTGGCCGAATTGCTCGACCTGGTGGGCCTGGGCAGTGCCGCGAAGCGCGCGCCGCACCAGCTGTCGGGCGGGCAGCAGCAGCGCATCGCCCTGGCCCGGGCCCTGGCGCCGGCGCCGCGGCTGCTGCTGCTGGACGAACCCTTCTCCAGCCTCGACGTCGATCTGCGCGAACGCCTGGCGCAGGAGCTGCGCGCGATTCTCAAGCGGACCGGCACGACGGCGCTCTTCGTCACCCACGATCAGCTCGAGGCCTTCGCGCTGGGTGACGTGATCGGCGTGATGCACCGGGGCCGCCTCGACCAGTGGGACAGCGCCTACCAGCTCTACCACCGTCCGGCGACACGCTTCGTGGCCGACTTCATCGGGCACGGCGTGTTCGCGCCGGCCCGCATCGTGGACGGCGCCGACGGTCCGCGTGTGCACACCCCCGTGGGCGACCTGAGCGATCTCGAGGAATGCCCGTTGTCCGCCGCCTACCCGGGTGGCGAGTGCGAGGTGCTGCTGCGGGCGGACGACATCGTCCACGACGACAGCTCGCCGGTGAAGGCCCGCATCGAACGCAAGGCCTTCCGCGGCTCCGAGTTCCTGTACACGCTGCAGCTCGCCAGCGGCGAACGCGTGCTCGCCCACGTGCCCTCGCACCACGATCACCAGCTCGGCGAATGGATCGGCATCCGCGCCGAGGTCGACCACGTGGTCACCTTCCCACGCCAGCCGAGCTGA
- a CDS encoding ABC transporter permease yields the protein MRRLAVVLCALLALPLLGVFGAWLAPQAQSLELLRHQAATVLPGYALSSLLLALGVAIGVALLGGATAAAVSLFDFPGRRVFEWALLLPLAMPAYVLAYASTDFLQYSGPLQTTLRALTGAQGPLWPDVRSLPGAIVLFTLALYPYVYLLTRGALMERGLHLMEAARLLGAGLGRRVRAVALPLARPALAAGVALALMETLADYGVGSYFGLTTFTTGIYKAWLAMDDRIAAAQLATLLLLVVALLLWAERRAQRRLRYASSRAGAAAREGRPVPLHGRRAVLAFSLCAAPVLLGFVLPVAVLLRAVWLEARHGEFGLPWLRFAGWAWTSLQLATIAALAAVALAVLLAFVLRGRAGGAVRPLARLVSLGYAVPGAVIAVGLLLPVGWVQAAAPGSSASAWVTAAATGSIGGLLYAYLVRFSAVALQSVEAGYARIPASFDDTARTLGAGGGRLFFGVHAPLLTRSALAAALLVFVDVMKELPATLVLRPFNSDTLAVVAYQFARDERLAEAALPSLAIVLVGLIPVLLLSRAMRVR from the coding sequence ATGCGCCGTCTCGCCGTCGTGCTGTGCGCGCTGCTGGCGCTGCCCTTGCTGGGCGTGTTCGGGGCCTGGCTGGCCCCGCAGGCGCAGAGCCTCGAATTGCTGCGTCACCAGGCTGCCACGGTGCTGCCTGGCTACGCCTTGAGCTCGCTGCTGCTGGCGCTGGGCGTGGCGATCGGCGTGGCGCTGCTGGGCGGGGCCACTGCCGCCGCGGTCAGCCTGTTCGACTTCCCCGGGCGGCGCGTCTTCGAGTGGGCGCTGCTGCTGCCGCTGGCGATGCCGGCCTATGTACTGGCCTATGCCAGCACCGATTTCCTGCAGTACAGCGGCCCGCTGCAGACCACGCTGCGCGCGCTGACCGGCGCGCAGGGGCCGCTGTGGCCCGACGTGCGCAGCCTGCCCGGCGCCATCGTGCTGTTCACGCTGGCGCTCTACCCCTACGTCTACCTGCTGACCCGCGGCGCGCTGATGGAGCGCGGCCTGCATCTGATGGAGGCCGCGCGCCTGCTCGGCGCCGGACTCGGCCGCCGCGTGCGCGCCGTCGCGCTGCCGCTGGCGCGGCCCGCGCTGGCGGCTGGCGTGGCACTGGCCCTGATGGAGACCCTGGCGGACTACGGCGTCGGCTCCTACTTCGGCCTGACCACCTTCACCACCGGCATCTACAAGGCCTGGCTGGCGATGGACGACCGCATCGCCGCCGCACAGCTCGCCACCTTGCTGCTGCTCGTCGTTGCGCTGCTGTTGTGGGCCGAGCGGCGTGCGCAGCGGAGGCTGCGCTATGCCAGCAGCCGCGCTGGTGCGGCGGCGCGCGAGGGCCGGCCGGTTCCGCTGCACGGCCGGCGCGCCGTGCTGGCCTTCTCGCTGTGTGCAGCGCCGGTGCTGCTGGGTTTCGTGCTGCCGGTGGCGGTGTTGCTGCGCGCGGTGTGGCTGGAGGCGCGCCATGGCGAGTTCGGCCTGCCCTGGCTGCGCTTCGCCGGCTGGGCGTGGACCAGCCTGCAGCTTGCGACCATCGCGGCACTCGCCGCCGTCGCGCTGGCGGTGCTGCTCGCCTTCGTGCTGCGGGGACGCGCCGGCGGTGCGGTGCGGCCGCTGGCCCGGCTGGTGTCGCTGGGCTACGCGGTGCCGGGCGCGGTGATCGCGGTCGGCCTGCTGTTGCCGGTGGGCTGGGTGCAGGCCGCGGCCCCCGGCTCCAGCGCGTCCGCCTGGGTGACCGCGGCAGCGACCGGCAGCATCGGCGGCCTGCTCTACGCCTACCTGGTGCGCTTCTCGGCGGTGGCGCTGCAGTCGGTGGAGGCGGGCTATGCGCGCATCCCGGCCAGCTTCGACGACACCGCCCGCACGCTCGGGGCGGGGGGCGGGCGGCTGTTCTTCGGCGTGCACGCGCCGCTGCTCACGCGCTCGGCGCTGGCTGCGGCTCTGCTGGTGTTCGTCGACGTGATGAAGGAGCTGCCGGCCACGCTGGTGCTGCGGCCCTTCAACAGCGATACGCTGGCCGTGGTGGCCTACCAGTTCGCACGCGACGAGCGCCTGGCCGAGGCTGCGCTGCCTTCGCTGGCGATCGTGCTGGTCGGCCTGATTCCGGTGCTGCTGCTGTCGCGCGCGATGCGGGTGCGGTGA